Proteins from a single region of Streptomyces spectabilis:
- a CDS encoding LysR family transcriptional regulator, with protein sequence MNPWRLRLLTQLDTLGTVRAVAQAANLSPSSVSQQLAVLESETRTQLIERTGRRVRLTSAGLILARRARAILDHMDSVEAELRGFGEEPAGLVRLGVFQSAIHTMAVPAVTRLAREHPHLDVEVLQLEPHESMPALRGGDADLIITTTDFDELPLGPDLDLVPLATDSILLVVDPGHPAAGRGAVDLASLADEAWAFDMPQSYMANLALRLCRQARFEPRVVCRFSNYMMALQHVEAGLSIALLPGLAVDRRYRVATSELATPVTRTITAAVRRGAPPRAGVRAVLDALRQPPDASLPAGTRPHRAQDVGSGGVGPS encoded by the coding sequence ATGAACCCCTGGAGACTGCGTCTGCTCACCCAGCTGGACACACTCGGCACCGTCCGGGCGGTCGCCCAAGCCGCCAATCTGAGCCCGTCGAGCGTGTCGCAGCAGCTCGCCGTGCTCGAATCCGAGACGCGCACGCAGCTCATCGAACGCACGGGGCGCCGGGTGCGCCTGACCTCCGCCGGGCTGATCCTGGCCCGGCGGGCCCGGGCGATCCTCGACCACATGGACAGCGTCGAGGCCGAGCTGCGCGGGTTCGGCGAGGAACCGGCCGGGCTCGTGCGCCTCGGGGTGTTCCAGAGCGCGATCCACACCATGGCCGTACCGGCGGTGACCCGGCTCGCTCGGGAGCATCCGCATCTGGACGTCGAGGTGCTCCAGCTGGAGCCGCACGAGAGCATGCCCGCGCTGCGGGGCGGCGACGCGGACCTCATCATCACGACCACGGACTTCGACGAACTGCCGCTGGGGCCCGACCTCGACCTCGTACCGCTGGCCACGGACTCGATCCTGCTCGTGGTGGATCCCGGGCATCCGGCGGCCGGGCGCGGCGCCGTGGACCTCGCGTCCCTCGCGGACGAGGCGTGGGCGTTCGACATGCCGCAGTCGTACATGGCGAACCTCGCGCTGCGCCTGTGCCGACAGGCACGGTTCGAGCCGCGGGTGGTGTGCCGGTTCAGCAACTACATGATGGCGCTCCAGCACGTCGAGGCGGGTCTGTCGATCGCGCTCCTTCCGGGCCTGGCGGTGGACCGCCGCTATCGCGTCGCCACCAGCGAACTCGCGACCCCCGTGACGCGTACCATCACGGCGGCGGTCCGCCGCGGCGCTCCGCCGCGCGCGGGGGTGCGCGCCGTTCTGGACGCGCTGCGACAGCCTCCGGACGCGTCCCTGCCCGCGGGCACCCGACCGCATCGGGCACAGGATGTCGGGTCGGGCGGGGTCGGTCCTTCCTAA
- a CDS encoding AraC family transcriptional regulator — protein sequence MLERLNQAMEHIEAHLGEPIEVRDLARIAMTSEYHFRRLFSALAGVPLSEYIRLRRLSTAGAEVLAGERTLLDIAVRHGYGSGEAFARAFRAVHGVGPSEARRTGAALRSQPRMSFRLIVEGSSSMRYRIVDKDEFRVVGRKARVPLVHEGANPAIAEFIRSIDAETLRRVAALSDQEPKGIVGVSDQLDPGRAEGTQLDYYHGVVTGAEAPEDLDALAVPAGAWAVFENSGPFPQALQHLWRDVFTQWFPSNPYRSRPGPEILRVNVSEDRARADARLWIPVERSASG from the coding sequence GTGCTGGAGCGGCTGAACCAGGCGATGGAGCACATCGAGGCGCACCTCGGCGAGCCGATCGAGGTGCGCGACCTCGCGCGCATCGCCATGACGTCGGAGTACCACTTCCGGCGGCTGTTCTCGGCGCTCGCGGGGGTCCCGTTGTCGGAGTACATCCGGCTGCGGCGGCTGTCCACGGCGGGTGCCGAGGTGCTCGCCGGTGAGCGGACGCTGCTCGACATCGCGGTGCGCCACGGCTACGGATCGGGCGAGGCGTTCGCGCGTGCGTTCCGCGCCGTCCACGGCGTGGGGCCGAGCGAGGCCCGCCGCACCGGAGCGGCGCTGCGCTCGCAGCCCCGGATGTCCTTCCGACTCATCGTCGAAGGGAGCAGCAGCATGCGCTATCGGATCGTGGACAAGGACGAGTTCCGCGTGGTGGGCAGGAAGGCCCGCGTCCCGCTCGTCCACGAAGGGGCCAATCCGGCGATCGCCGAGTTCATCCGGAGCATCGACGCCGAGACGCTGCGACGCGTCGCCGCACTGTCCGACCAGGAGCCGAAGGGGATCGTCGGGGTCAGCGACCAGCTCGACCCCGGCCGTGCCGAGGGGACCCAACTCGACTACTACCACGGGGTGGTGACGGGCGCGGAGGCGCCGGAGGACCTGGACGCCCTCGCCGTTCCCGCGGGAGCGTGGGCCGTCTTCGAGAACTCCGGTCCGTTCCCGCAGGCGCTCCAGCACCTGTGGCGGGACGTGTTCACGCAGTGGTTCCCGTCGAACCCGTACCGGAGCAGGCCAGGGCCGGAGATCCTGCGGGTGAACGTCTCCGAGGACCGGGCACGGGCGGACGCCAGGCTCTGGATTCCCGTGGAGCGGTCCGCTTCCGGCTGA
- a CDS encoding TIGR03086 family metal-binding protein, with translation MNDTDDALLGYFDTAADGFGARLRAVPDASWENSTPCSAWNVRQLVKHMIQGSRVYSALLRGGGSAEFMANLDQEDAPGDDLVAVYREAVAECRAAFHATGALDRVVDYPFGPVPGRQLLGLYVVDAVTHTWDLARAVRLDERLDTRAVRWVLGNVEWIYQDVSESPLVDGDRYYGRPQRTPTPDAAPAQDRLLRLMGRTP, from the coding sequence ATGAACGACACGGACGACGCACTGCTCGGCTACTTCGACACCGCGGCCGACGGTTTCGGCGCCCGGCTCCGAGCGGTGCCGGACGCCTCCTGGGAGAACTCCACGCCCTGCTCCGCCTGGAACGTACGGCAGTTGGTCAAGCACATGATCCAGGGCAGCCGCGTCTACTCCGCGCTGCTGCGCGGCGGCGGCAGCGCGGAGTTCATGGCGAACCTGGACCAGGAGGACGCGCCCGGCGACGACCTGGTGGCCGTGTACCGGGAGGCGGTGGCCGAGTGCCGGGCCGCGTTCCACGCCACCGGCGCGCTGGACCGGGTCGTCGACTACCCGTTCGGTCCCGTGCCGGGCAGGCAGTTGCTCGGCCTGTACGTGGTGGACGCCGTCACGCACACCTGGGACCTCGCCCGCGCGGTACGGCTCGACGAACGACTCGACACCCGCGCGGTGCGCTGGGTCCTCGGCAACGTCGAGTGGATCTATCAGGACGTCAGCGAAAGCCCACTCGTGGACGGCGACCGCTACTACGGGCGGCCGCAGCGGACACCGACGCCGGACGCCGCGCCCGCACAGGACCGTCTCCTGCGCCTGATGGGGCGAACCCCGTAG
- a CDS encoding aspartate aminotransferase family protein, which produces MADSHTPPPLTAPLAPVPGRASPSSPEAFWADADRHLVRYGGTFTREIIDRAAGSFVYTADGRKILDFTSGQMSAILGHSHPEIVATVQQGIATLDHLFSGMLSRPVVDLARRLAESLPAPLEKALLLTTGAESNEAAVRMAKLVTGKHEIVSFARSWHGMTQAAASATYSAGRKGYGPGAPGNFAIPVPNAYRPDFTTADGALDWRRQLDFAFDLIDAQSTGSLAACLVEPILSSGGIIEPPPGYFAALRDRCRERGMLLILDEAQTGLCRTGTWYAFERDGVVPDILTLSKTLGAGLPLAAVVTSAEIEQEAYDRGYLFFTTHVADPLVAAVGNTVLDVLVRDRLDERARSLGAFLRQGLTDIAERHEVVGDIRGRGLLAGLELVVDRESKRSSSELGAHVTRRCLELGLHMNIVQLPGMGGVLRMAPPLTATEDELSLGLTILDQAIAEARAEL; this is translated from the coding sequence ATGGCTGATTCGCACACCCCTCCGCCCCTCACCGCTCCGTTGGCCCCCGTCCCCGGGCGGGCGTCACCGTCGTCGCCGGAGGCCTTCTGGGCCGATGCCGACCGGCATCTGGTCCGGTACGGCGGCACGTTCACGCGCGAGATCATCGACCGCGCCGCCGGCAGCTTCGTGTACACCGCGGACGGCCGGAAGATCCTCGACTTCACCTCCGGGCAGATGAGCGCGATCCTCGGCCACTCGCACCCGGAGATCGTCGCGACCGTCCAGCAGGGCATCGCGACGCTCGACCACCTCTTCAGCGGCATGCTCAGCCGCCCGGTCGTCGACCTCGCCCGGCGCCTCGCCGAGAGCCTGCCCGCGCCGCTGGAGAAGGCGCTCCTGCTGACGACCGGCGCCGAGTCGAACGAGGCCGCCGTCCGGATGGCCAAGCTCGTCACCGGCAAGCACGAGATCGTCTCGTTCGCGCGGTCCTGGCACGGCATGACGCAGGCCGCCGCCTCCGCCACGTACAGCGCGGGCCGCAAGGGCTACGGCCCGGGCGCTCCGGGCAACTTCGCCATTCCCGTGCCGAACGCCTACCGCCCCGACTTCACCACGGCCGACGGCGCGCTCGACTGGCGCCGCCAGCTGGACTTCGCCTTCGACCTGATCGACGCCCAGTCGACCGGCAGCCTCGCCGCGTGCCTCGTCGAGCCGATCCTCAGCTCCGGCGGCATCATCGAGCCGCCGCCCGGCTACTTCGCGGCCCTGCGCGACAGGTGCCGGGAACGCGGCATGCTGCTGATCCTCGACGAGGCCCAGACCGGCCTGTGCCGCACGGGGACCTGGTACGCGTTCGAGCGCGACGGCGTCGTGCCCGACATCCTCACGCTGTCCAAGACGCTCGGCGCCGGGCTCCCCCTCGCGGCCGTGGTCACCAGCGCCGAGATCGAGCAGGAGGCGTACGACCGCGGGTATCTGTTCTTCACCACGCACGTGGCCGACCCGCTGGTGGCCGCGGTCGGCAACACCGTCCTCGACGTCCTGGTCCGCGACAGGCTCGACGAGCGGGCGCGGAGCCTCGGCGCGTTCCTCCGCCAGGGCCTCACGGACATCGCCGAGCGGCACGAGGTCGTCGGCGACATCCGCGGCCGGGGCCTGCTGGCCGGGCTCGAACTCGTCGTCGACCGGGAGAGCAAGCGGAGCTCCAGCGAGCTGGGCGCGCACGTCACCCGGCGCTGCCTCGAACTGGGCCTGCACATGAACATCGTCCAACTGCCGGGCATGGGCGGGGTCCTGCGGATGGCACCGCCGCTGACCGCCACCGAGGACGAGCTGTCCCTCGGCCTGACGATCCTCGACCAGGCGATCGCCGAGGCCCGCGCGGAGCTCTGA